One Plasmodium malariae genome assembly, chromosome: 3 genomic window, cataatatatgtaaaaatgagGAAGGAACTGATTTATGGGGTAAATGAGttactttaataaattaacataaattcattaatataatttttaaatgaaacactttttcatattaaagTAATGAATTCATTTCATTATTCactaattatttatttttctaataaaaacgtttaattcattaaaaaaattctcTTGCGTGTTCATTTATTCCTTTATACCGTGATTTGTAAATAGTGAATTGATAATATAACCATGAAATTTTGTTTgcgtaatatataaaactataATTGTAAGAATTATCTATTGTGATGTTTACTAGTAATTGAAAGGATAAGTTAactatgaaaataattttgtttatattttaataatttttaaagattaAGGCCACATTgaaatttcattaatatacaatttatgtttcatattaaatattccATTACAtctaaaatgtatatatatatatatatatatatgtatatatcttttatattttttaaaattatatattatcaataATCTATCACGtatcttataaaaaatattatattttttcatatgtaaatataactGTTATTATACATGttatctaaaaatatattgtaactTGTTTCATGTTATGTATAactaaatatatgaacataaacTAAATTCAAACTTAAACTTtagatattaaaaatggaTAATGATTTCTTTCAATATCTTATTTTTCAACAAAAAAGATCAccagtaataatatatcatatatgataaaaacatatatagatTTTCATAGATACATTAAATTTGGTAATGCTATAAAGGTATCGCCTTATTGATATAATGTATTACACTTTagtatatgaaatatataattttataattaaggATACGTATGtctttttaaatgtatttcaaaaatataacaatgatcaaacaaaaaaagaaaatattcttataatgTTTTAATCAAACTTACTTCCATTTAAAAGATACAAGAAAATAtgtagaaaattttttaacttgaataataatttggtgaatataatttattgaataaaaaattcctaaattaataaataaaattaagtgggtattgtaaataatattatgtatataataataattatatgataataaatttttaaaagtattatttacaaaattcaAATAACGCTTATTCTgtgagaaaaaataaataatcatatatattaatttaggGAAAACATATAACTCTCaaaataactaaaatatttcattaaaattaggtttttttcattgtaatattattagttATTTCTTTAAGATTTCAtaaacaacaaaaataatCCTAACACAATAATTAAATCCTCtgtttaaatataatgtaaatgaaaattatgttataaaatcctttaaaaaaatatatcttattttttttttagtcaTGGTGAAATTAAgcattaaaaatttacttttttatttattcaaagcagtattatttagaaatcatgaatttatatacattcataatttgttataaataaattgtaaaaatgtgaacaaaataaaacagtatatttatagagcagaaacaaaataattatgaataaataacataagtaataaaaaaaaaaatataatatatttcttttatgttattcataataatgaatgaaaagaaaaatcatatatatatatgtataacttttaataattttttcatatgtaatatttttattataacatgATAATCGCTTTATGCTTAAGTTAcgacattttatatattataatttttaaaatttattatatcaataACTTATATCCAGAAtgataagaaaatatttgttaatatttttttatgttattgatataataaattaccTTGTATTTCATTTACCATTAGAAATAAGAGAAACCATAGGAAATATTatagaacaaatatataattgtgctacataatagtattattttttagaattgCTTTAgcatatatgaaaaattaaatagattttaagaatatattttccaaatttaatatatggaATTGAGTTATATTAATTACTTTTAGTGATATTGGAAATATGTTCACTATGGTaggtataaaaatattattttatttatcaattTAAGAAGTTAACATTTTTcagttttttttaagaaaagatttactaaaaataataatcttctttgtttaattatatgtaattgcAGATATAGCAAAAGTTATACTATGGAAATTATgtcatgtaaaaaaaaataaaatcttgACTTACAagttaaaaaagaaacattaGCTGaaggaaataatttttaatatcattttatagtatatatatataataattgtattataaataatataaatatatcataagcAATATTTTCTATCAGATTATAagccttttattttttatgttatattagtGGTTTTTGTTAGAATTATCTAtcatttacttatttttaattttgtaatatatatttttttgtaaagaTTGTTACACTTATATGCGTTATTGTTCATCCAACAAAAGAACAAAGGATATTTCTTTTGTTGAAATAATTTAGTTTTTTGTTtgaatattcatttaaatattaacaaaatttcataatttattatgtatctATAATTAGCCTTATGCAAACAATTAAAAGTACAAAATTGcctaaaaaatgtatatcattatgcattataatttttaacttaGCATATTTCgcataaaattttatcttaAAGTAAATGTGATAATAATGAttcaatatgtatataaaatgaaattgttccatactttatttctttttttttattatatactgtTAAATTGTATTAAGTTAAATTTGTTtctgttttattaaaaaaattaatgtaataaaattaaataatttcattttatacatgaaatatattaggTGTTATTTTcccataaaaatatattaacggacataaatatttataaaaaaaaaaatacttcattttaaaatatattgtcattttttatatagaaaaatttttatatgtatagttttaattaattcaGATTGTATATATCCAGTAatgttaaaagaaaattataaaaatggatGAAAAGTTTATGTATGTTTTCAATAttcatagaaaaaaaataatttatagtattttatttaaatatcattcttcataaataaaaatatgagtaaatttattctttataaaaaataattaaggatttatataattcattttatttatacaattttCAGAATGAAATTTTGGCAGCGATACCTTCAAATAAGATATACGAAGAATTTAAGTCTGAGGTCGATgaggaaaataatgaaataagttgtgatatatttaattcaatAAAAAGCAAGTACAAAGATAAGTGTGTTAAACTTTGTAAAAATGTTGCAAGaaactttaaatatttatatgaaagaGGTAAACCAGAAAACTATGATTACCGTTGTTCGCATTATAAATTCTGggtatataaagaaatagagaaaatgtttgaaaaaaattcagCGGGTGATGATGTTAAAGATGTTATAACTCAATTTCTTAATCTGCAAACTTCTCTTACTGGAACTTATGggttatataattgtaattatatatttttaaaaaaaaatttagaagaattggataataaaaataaagaaaaatatttgtatgagTATTTTACGAATTACGATAGTATTAAAAGTAAGGATATATGCATCAAAGTTGACgtgaaaaaatacaaaaaatatattaattttattagttctctatataaaaataagaaagagAACTGTTGTTGGAATGAAAAGTCAGTTTGTCCGCATTATTTTCTGAAATGTGGTGAAGAGTTTAATCCAAGTAAATTATTATCTGTATTAGAGTCCGACAATGGTGATAGTTGTAATAGATTAGAAAGTTTTAAAGAAACtataagtattaaaaaaaaactagaTTCTAATATTTTAGAACGAGCTTTTTTGAATTCAATTCTTCTTACTGATTGtcctattaataataatagtactATTTTACGATGTGGCTTCATCCGAGCATCTTCTGTGAGATCTAGCAGCGGAAATGCAGTTGAAAACAATGAACAGAGAACGAATGCAGTAAGTTCATCTTCAGGAATTCGCATGATAAAAGCTAATGCGGATTCATCAAAAGTTCTAAGTGAAAGAATTATAAAGCAATTTGCTACTAGTGTTTCAgaagaaaaacataaaatgtCATCTGTTGAAAATCCAGGTAATGAATTTAGATGGAATTTTGCAAAAGGGACACTGAATTGTCCACCTAAGAGACCAGAAGAGGATAAATATGGAATGTGTGAATATATTGAAGAATTGGTTGAAGATggtttttttgaaaaaacagAAGATTCTAAGGGTTACAAATATAAGAGAGGCCCGTTATGGAACCACAAATACTTAGTAAATGTAGCTAGAAATAAAAGACAAGAAAAATTAAGGAAAAGTACtccattaaaattaaattattcagGACGTTTACAAGCTATAATCCATAATAAAGGAGAGGTATCTTATGCTTCAAAGTCAAAAGGAAAAGCAGTTCCAGAAAAGGATATAgaatataatgtattacGGAACACTTTTTCCCGTATTTCCATTGTAGGTGCTTTGGTATTGGGAATaatttttgtctttttcctttattttaaagtaaataataagtttcattttttattataaatatattataagtttttattaataaaaaatttatttttaaatgttttaattttaatataataatattatgttgGTTTTACACATTTGATTTGTTTATTAGTTTACTCCCTTTGGGTCATATGtaggtaaaattaaaaaaaggaaaaaaagatatagaaCTAATTTAGCTCAATTAAATAGGCAAAGAATACCAAGGAGATTCATAAAACGTACTTATAGAAATTCTGACAGGAGGAGATTTAGTGTAGTAAATATAGAATAAAGAACTTTATTCCATTAGTATTATGTAGATtatcaaattatttatttaaagatattaaaaaacttAGCAAAGtgagataaatatatattttatttaatagccatatttaaaaaaagcaaacAAAAAGGAGAtatagttaaaatatattattttttatttttaactttttatatttctttgtaTGAATTTCTTTGTATACGTCTTAGTAATATTGTtaattgcatttttttatggtaataatttttttttttaaattactatAACTTTGGAacactatattattatatcttatacctaaaaaaatatatttgattttGACATTTGGTTATAATTAAAGGCTCAATACACCATACGTTGCAGTAATATATTGGTAGgatagttttatttattttaattttattcatgATATAGTATAATGTGTTTATTTAGTGATATGTTAAAGCTtcatatataagaaatatattatgttaaatttaatataaaaataaatctgaATTCATAGatataatgaattaatttagaaaaaattaattgagaaataaaatagtagATTTATGAACTTCTCAAAATGTAATCTTgatattactaaaaatataataattccaAGATtagttcattttta contains:
- the PmUG01_03033100 gene encoding PIR protein gives rise to the protein MDEKFMYNEILAAIPSNKIYEEFKSEVDEENNEISCDIFNSIKSKYKDKCVKLCKNVARNFKYLYERGKPENYDYRCSHYKFWVYKEIEKMFEKNSAGDDVKDVITQFLNLQTSLTGTYGLYNCNYIFLKKNLEELDNKNKEKYLYEYFTNYDSIKSKDICIKVDVKKYKKYINFISSLYKNKKENCCWNEKSVCPHYFLKCGEEFNPSKLLSVLESDNGDSCNRLESFKETISIKKKLDSNILERAFLNSILLTDCPINNNSTILRCGFIRASSVRSSSGNAVENNEQRTNAVSSSSGIRMIKANADSSKVLSERIIKQFATSVSEEKHKMSSVENPGNEFRWNFAKGTLNCPPKRPEEDKYGMCEYIEELVEDGFFEKTEDSKGYKYKRGPLWNHKYLVNVARNKRQEKLRKSTPLKLNYSGRLQAIIHNKGEVSYASKSKGKAVPEKDIEYNVLRNTFSRISIVGALVLGIIFVFFLYFKFTPFGSYVGKIKKRKKRYRTNLAQLNRQRIPRRFIKRTYRNSDRRRFSVVNIE